The following coding sequences lie in one Arachis ipaensis cultivar K30076 chromosome B05, Araip1.1, whole genome shotgun sequence genomic window:
- the LOC107640365 gene encoding zinc finger BED domain-containing protein RICESLEEPER 1-like — translation MSLTAHFVDDEWKLQKRILNFYLIENHKGETIGREIETCLREWEIEKVFTITLDNASSNDGAITYLQRKLAAKGGLVCIRKYLQMRCCAHVLNLIVNEEIKEQHASIESIQNAVRWFGEDSGGKKNVGPPTALDWQHARLFIDFLRIFYEITLCFSTSLHVTSNKCFHEIASINSQLTSWSHNNSELLGTMACSMKAKYDKYWGPVDKFNPLILVAVVLDPRYKFDYLSWCLDDVYDKEVATSMTSFVKFILETLYKFYSKEIVDKKVLDDGGGSSRAVLNDKNSGQSSAKGVAANRVNLWKKQKKEKANADSKSDVEKYLAEDPVDVEDENFDILTWWKLNGSKYRILSPIAHDVFWYSSFNWCI, via the exons ATGAGCCTAACCGCACATTTTGTTGATGACGAATGGAAGCTACAAAAGAGAATTCTCAACTTTTACTTGATTGAGAACCACAAGGGAGAAACAATAGGGAGAGAAATTGAGACATGTTTGAGAGAGTGGGAAATTGAAAAGGTCTTCACAATCACATTAGACAATGCATCTTCAAATGACGGGGCTATCACTTACCTTCAAAGAAAATTAGCCGCAAAGGGTGGATTGGTGTGCATACGAAAATATTTGCAAATGAGGTGTTGTGCTCATGTTCTCAACTTGATAgtgaatgaagaaattaaagagcaaCATGCCTCCATTGAAAGCATTCAGAATGCTGTTAG ATGGTTTGGAGAGGATAGTGGGGGTAAAAAGAATGTTGGTCCACCCACGGCACTTGATTGGCAACATGCTAGGCTATTCATTGATTTTTTGAGAATCTTCTATGAGATTACTTTGTGTTTCTCAACTTCTTTACATGTTACTTCAAACAAATGCTTTCATGAAATTGCATCTATAAATTCTCAACTAACATCTTGGAGCCACAACAATTCTGAATTATTGGGAACTATGGCATGCTCTATGAAGGCTAAATACGATAAATATTGGGGACCAGTTGACAAGTTTAATCCTTTGATACTTGTTGCCGTTGTTTTAGATCCTCGCTACAAATTTGATTATCTTTCTTGGTGTTTAGATGATGTATATGATAAGGAAGTGGCTACTAGTATGACTAGTTTTGTGAAATTTATATTAGAGACATTGtacaaattttattcaaaagaaattgTAGATAAGAAAGTTCTTGATGATGGTGGCGGTTCCTCTAGAGCTGTTTTGAATGATAAAAATAGTGGTCAGTCTAGTGCTAAGGGTGTTGCTGCAAATAGAGTGAatttatggaaaaaacaaaagaaggaaaaagctaaTGCAGATAGCAAATCAGATGTTGAGAAATATTTGGCTGAAGATCCTGTAGACGTGGAAGATGAGAATTTTGATATATTGACTTGGTGGAAATTAAATGGATCAAAATATAGAATTCTTTCTCCCATAGCCCATGATGTCTTTTGGTATTCCAGTTTCAACTGGTGCATCTGA